A portion of the Sulfuricurvum kujiense DSM 16994 genome contains these proteins:
- a CDS encoding HugZ family protein has protein sequence MTTMEVESFLETFQTLVMASLTPDREPHASTAPYVRFGNDFYILISTVAQHGRNLLSYPNISLLFAEDESQCVQPFARKRVTIEASVSEIMHEDEGFTLIIERFKAHFDSELVTSLSQMGDFHLFKLSPKSGSVVMGFGKAYRLDENLEVMTQIMGQHQKGHGNG, from the coding sequence ATGACGACGATGGAAGTCGAGTCATTTTTAGAGACGTTTCAGACCTTGGTCATGGCCTCATTGACCCCCGATAGAGAGCCGCACGCCAGTACCGCCCCCTATGTTCGTTTCGGAAATGATTTTTATATCCTTATCAGTACCGTTGCCCAACACGGCCGAAATCTCCTCTCCTATCCCAATATCTCACTCCTTTTTGCCGAAGATGAGTCTCAATGCGTCCAACCGTTTGCCCGAAAACGGGTCACGATTGAAGCGTCGGTATCTGAAATTATGCATGAGGATGAAGGTTTTACACTTATCATTGAGCGTTTCAAAGCCCACTTTGATTCGGAACTGGTCACCTCTTTAAGCCAGATGGGTGATTTTCATCTCTTTAAACTCTCCCCCAAAAGCGGAAGTGTCGTGATGGGATTCGGAAAAGCATACCGATTGGATGAAAATCTAGAGGTGATGACACAAATCATGGGACAGCACCAAAAAGGTCACGGCAATGGATAA
- a CDS encoding ATP-binding protein — protein sequence MHSPDISNLFQSRTILIAAKESILNEWISDELCKSILERHEIDVNFFKDQYARNVFDYFIGVVSGQMVIGDCPVIAELIDYLKNKELRADELFLLCTRFKRSVLDATYRLGVNDQSVFASVSYLFDQNFSGVLKLYTDTIYQKEQEAINASKAKEYFLSNMSHEIRTPLNAILGFVSLLRDETTNPRYQQYLDIISNSGENLLHIINDILDFSKLRSGEFMIDPQPFNIHDEISHTMELFVPGANSKNITLTSFIDPTIAYEIVADALRIKQIVGNFLSNAIKFSHHAGAIHVEARCDEGILSLSVRDQGIGIVLADQERIFDAFSQAQEGSMKVNGGSGLGLSICKQLAHHMGGVIELESTVGKGSLFTLKIPVVVNHECEISKFDVSMFKGIRFGLLKYKSSESYKLESLQRYWDHFGLDVHSIENVQEPCDLLIFLESSMDDKTRETIIAQKIPSVAILDFLDERYDTIKTIAPLTFPIYCTKLQNALCDVLGNNEHHLPRMVGMNKRKGFEGKILVAEDNLANQELIKIILERYGLSYMIASNGVEALYYYQSQPYDMVLMDEQMPRMNGNEATAAILAYEKENKKGHTPIVALTANVVKGARERSIQNGYDAFLGKPIVLKEIEQIFERYLKAIDLPSYEPSNQVVSNYPNIDMDHLKSALMLDEEQIEYLLGIYYQKMEHSLEELAAAIEKNEYEHIASIAHAIKGSSANFRFDELSRLAYVIESSATDHDAEFDFTEAYHVLRSEFKKRFE from the coding sequence ATGCACTCCCCTGATATTTCAAATTTATTTCAATCCAGAACGATTCTCATCGCCGCCAAAGAATCTATTTTAAACGAATGGATCTCCGATGAATTGTGCAAATCAATATTGGAACGCCACGAAATCGATGTCAATTTTTTCAAAGATCAGTATGCCCGAAATGTCTTTGATTATTTTATAGGGGTCGTATCGGGGCAAATGGTCATCGGAGATTGTCCGGTGATTGCGGAATTGATCGATTATCTAAAAAACAAAGAGCTTAGGGCAGATGAGCTGTTTTTGTTGTGTACACGATTTAAACGATCTGTTCTTGATGCAACCTACCGTTTGGGAGTGAATGATCAGTCCGTCTTTGCATCGGTGAGTTATCTGTTTGACCAAAATTTTTCGGGTGTTTTAAAACTGTATACCGACACGATTTATCAAAAAGAACAAGAAGCGATCAATGCTTCAAAAGCCAAAGAATATTTTCTCTCCAATATGTCTCATGAGATCCGCACCCCCCTGAATGCGATTTTGGGGTTTGTATCCCTTCTGCGCGATGAGACGACGAATCCCCGTTATCAGCAATATCTGGACATTATCTCCAACAGCGGTGAAAACCTGCTGCATATTATCAACGACATTCTCGATTTCTCCAAACTGCGCAGCGGCGAATTTATGATCGATCCGCAGCCGTTTAATATTCACGATGAAATATCACATACAATGGAACTCTTCGTCCCCGGTGCGAATTCAAAAAATATTACTTTGACCAGTTTTATCGATCCTACAATCGCGTATGAAATTGTCGCCGATGCACTTCGGATCAAGCAGATTGTCGGAAATTTTTTGAGCAATGCTATTAAATTCAGCCATCATGCAGGGGCAATTCATGTGGAAGCCCGGTGTGATGAGGGGATACTTTCGCTTTCGGTACGCGATCAGGGGATCGGGATAGTTTTAGCCGATCAGGAACGGATATTCGATGCTTTTTCCCAGGCGCAAGAGGGGAGTATGAAAGTCAACGGAGGGAGCGGTTTAGGCCTTTCCATTTGCAAACAGCTGGCGCATCATATGGGGGGGGTGATTGAACTCGAATCGACGGTAGGGAAAGGGAGCTTATTTACTTTGAAAATTCCTGTCGTCGTGAATCATGAATGCGAAATTTCAAAGTTTGATGTCTCGATGTTTAAAGGTATTCGGTTCGGCCTTCTTAAATACAAATCGAGCGAGAGCTATAAACTTGAATCCTTGCAGCGTTATTGGGACCATTTCGGATTGGATGTCCATAGTATCGAAAATGTCCAGGAACCGTGCGATCTGCTCATATTTTTAGAAAGTTCGATGGATGACAAAACACGCGAAACGATCATCGCACAAAAAATTCCCTCGGTTGCTATTCTCGATTTTCTTGATGAGCGTTATGATACTATTAAGACGATCGCACCGCTTACGTTTCCGATTTACTGTACCAAACTCCAGAATGCATTATGTGATGTTTTAGGAAATAACGAACACCATCTGCCCCGCATGGTCGGTATGAATAAGCGAAAGGGATTTGAAGGAAAGATATTGGTTGCGGAAGACAACCTTGCCAATCAAGAGCTTATCAAGATTATTCTGGAACGGTACGGTCTAAGCTATATGATCGCTTCTAACGGTGTGGAAGCCCTTTATTACTATCAATCGCAGCCGTATGATATGGTATTAATGGATGAACAAATGCCTAGAATGAACGGAAATGAAGCGACGGCAGCCATTTTAGCGTATGAGAAAGAGAATAAAAAAGGGCATACTCCGATAGTCGCACTGACAGCCAATGTCGTGAAAGGGGCACGCGAACGTTCCATCCAAAACGGCTACGATGCTTTTTTAGGCAAACCGATTGTACTCAAAGAGATTGAGCAGATATTCGAACGTTATTTAAAAGCAATTGATCTGCCTTCGTATGAGCCGAGTAACCAAGTTGTTTCTAACTATCCTAATATCGATATGGATCATCTCAAAAGCGCATTAATGCTGGATGAGGAACAAATCGAGTATCTTTTGGGGATATATTATCAGAAAATGGAACATTCGCTAGAAGAACTTGCAGCGGCTATAGAGAAAAACGAGTATGAACATATCGCTTCTATTGCTCATGCGATAAAAGGGTCCAGCGCAAATTTCCGTTTTGACGAACTCTCCCGTCTTGCGTATGTGATCGAAAGTTCGGCAACTGATCATGATGCTGAGTTTGATTTTACCGAAGCGTATCACGTGCTTCGGAGCGAGTTTAAAAAGAGGTTTGAATAA
- a CDS encoding (Fe-S)-binding protein — protein MEKRELFNFTETSDACIKCGKCIPVCTIHNVNADEVTSPRGFIDLLGAYQRGQLELDYNAKAIFESCFLCTNCTDVCPKALPTDMVIEQVRADLADKYGIAWFKRVFFYLLRHRTTMDILFKLGYVFQTCGFKIKDQINSMEPRFSLPIIKKDRLLPSMGKTSFLNSYPENIPHGGKRRVAIFIGCLANYNYTEIGKGLLEILEALNIDAFIPKKQLCCGAPAYFTGDFATVDHNAKKNIVYFESFIDEVEAIIIPEATCSAMIKIDYEHFFHDQPEWLERAKKLKSKIFMATEWLEQKTELGALLASKGRSDLSVTYHDPCHARKMQGVYKEPRALVGQNYTITEMSDPNACCGFGGVTMQTENFHFAQAAGKPKAAMIAKTGAQVVTAECSACRMQINNSMNEAKLDVVFKNPIELIAEALKQ, from the coding sequence ATGGAAAAACGCGAATTGTTTAACTTTACCGAAACATCCGATGCCTGTATTAAATGCGGAAAATGTATTCCGGTCTGTACGATCCATAACGTCAACGCCGATGAGGTTACAAGCCCTCGCGGATTTATCGATCTTCTCGGGGCGTATCAGCGCGGACAGCTGGAGCTAGATTATAATGCCAAAGCGATTTTTGAGAGCTGTTTTTTGTGTACCAACTGTACTGATGTGTGCCCTAAAGCACTTCCGACCGATATGGTCATCGAGCAGGTACGTGCCGATCTCGCCGATAAATACGGAATTGCATGGTTTAAACGGGTATTTTTCTATTTGCTCCGTCACCGTACGACGATGGATATCCTTTTTAAACTCGGATACGTATTCCAGACGTGCGGATTTAAAATCAAAGATCAGATCAACTCGATGGAACCGAGGTTCAGCCTCCCGATCATTAAAAAAGACCGGCTGCTGCCGTCGATGGGTAAAACCTCGTTTCTCAACAGTTATCCCGAGAATATCCCTCATGGGGGCAAACGGCGTGTCGCTATCTTCATCGGATGTTTGGCAAACTACAACTACACCGAGATCGGTAAGGGGCTTTTGGAAATTTTGGAGGCGTTGAACATCGATGCCTTTATTCCGAAAAAGCAGCTTTGCTGTGGGGCTCCGGCTTATTTTACGGGAGATTTTGCGACGGTCGATCATAACGCGAAAAAGAACATCGTCTATTTCGAGAGTTTCATCGATGAGGTCGAAGCGATCATCATTCCCGAAGCGACCTGCAGTGCGATGATCAAGATCGATTACGAGCATTTCTTCCACGATCAGCCCGAATGGCTTGAACGGGCTAAAAAACTAAAAAGTAAGATCTTTATGGCGACGGAATGGCTGGAGCAAAAAACGGAGCTGGGAGCACTGTTGGCATCCAAAGGGCGCAGCGATCTTAGCGTTACCTACCACGACCCGTGCCATGCTAGAAAAATGCAAGGGGTCTATAAAGAGCCGCGGGCATTGGTGGGACAAAACTATACGATTACCGAAATGAGCGATCCGAATGCCTGCTGCGGATTCGGAGGGGTGACGATGCAGACGGAAAATTTCCATTTTGCACAGGCTGCCGGAAAACCCAAAGCGGCGATGATCGCCAAAACGGGGGCGCAGGTAGTTACCGCCGAGTGCAGTGCCTGCCGCATGCAGATCAACAACTCGATGAACGAAGCAAAGCTTGACGTCGTCTTTAAAAACCCGATCGAATTGATCGCCGAGGCACTGAAACAATGA
- a CDS encoding DUF3373 family protein, whose amino-acid sequence MTLKHLSLAAALIISTITHADEAALQKQIEMLMKRIEQLEKAQGSIVQTQTTLQETQTTIHEEQVAQSDLLSKVNAQSANDNIKWDIDFRTAYHNTGYNYSDNAMKRSAASGTNKYATAYSADSANAGKSYSNPSLLTSRLWLGMGSKVNEDLFFYGQLAAYYNWGADTTAAEDKIWQESSRPNDVDIRLRQAYFVYKFGNDWDVPMNVSAGRRAATDGFLANHREGTVKPGSPLAHITNMEVDGIMMQFDFDKVLFPGSFLKVVYGRAHDPASRTISATNFIDTAAEDNQVDFIILPMSIYNDGQHNLMAQYSMIMNSKGEKVAADGLTTEIKTASGTTHLAALSYQLDGLGEDNEFLEESTFFASAAMSSTNPDEGYRMLGSAENKAGYSFWAGFLFPDQITDGGRFGLEYNYGSKFWTPMTWAEDSTIGSKIATRGNAYEGYWNIPIVGKNLTAQIRYTYLDHHYRANTTCYWDNPLEPNLDNSQELRAFVRYKY is encoded by the coding sequence ATGACACTAAAACATCTATCACTAGCAGCAGCATTAATAATCAGCACGATTACTCATGCCGATGAAGCGGCTTTGCAAAAACAAATCGAAATGTTGATGAAACGGATTGAACAGCTCGAAAAAGCGCAAGGCTCTATCGTCCAAACCCAAACAACACTCCAAGAGACGCAAACAACGATACATGAAGAACAAGTCGCCCAAAGCGATCTCCTCTCTAAAGTGAACGCTCAAAGTGCCAATGACAATATCAAATGGGACATTGATTTTAGAACCGCGTATCATAATACGGGATATAACTACTCTGACAATGCTATGAAACGCTCCGCTGCAAGCGGAACCAATAAATACGCAACCGCCTATTCAGCAGATAGTGCTAATGCGGGTAAAAGCTATTCTAACCCCTCTTTACTCACCAGCCGTTTGTGGCTCGGTATGGGTTCAAAAGTTAATGAAGATCTATTCTTCTACGGTCAATTAGCTGCCTATTACAACTGGGGTGCCGATACGACTGCGGCGGAAGATAAAATTTGGCAAGAGAGTTCACGTCCTAACGACGTCGATATCCGTCTACGCCAAGCCTATTTTGTCTACAAATTCGGCAACGATTGGGATGTCCCGATGAATGTCAGTGCCGGACGCCGTGCGGCAACCGATGGCTTTTTGGCGAATCACAGAGAAGGGACGGTAAAACCGGGCTCACCGTTGGCACATATCACCAACATGGAAGTTGACGGTATTATGATGCAGTTTGATTTTGACAAGGTTCTTTTCCCGGGCTCGTTCCTCAAAGTAGTTTACGGACGTGCCCATGATCCGGCGAGCAGAACCATCTCAGCAACAAATTTTATTGATACAGCAGCCGAAGATAATCAAGTTGACTTTATCATACTGCCGATGTCGATCTACAATGACGGTCAGCACAATTTGATGGCTCAATACTCCATGATTATGAATTCCAAAGGGGAAAAAGTCGCTGCAGACGGACTCACAACAGAGATTAAAACGGCTTCCGGAACGACCCATTTGGCTGCTCTCTCGTATCAACTTGACGGCTTAGGTGAAGATAATGAGTTTTTAGAAGAATCGACCTTTTTTGCCAGTGCGGCAATGAGTTCAACCAATCCGGATGAAGGTTACCGTATGCTCGGATCGGCCGAGAACAAAGCCGGATACAGTTTTTGGGCTGGATTTTTGTTCCCTGATCAAATCACCGATGGCGGACGTTTCGGTTTAGAGTATAACTACGGTTCTAAATTTTGGACACCTATGACATGGGCTGAAGACTCTACCATAGGTTCTAAAATCGCTACACGCGGTAATGCGTATGAGGGGTACTGGAACATCCCTATCGTCGGGAAAAATCTAACGGCACAAATCCGATATACCTATCTCGATCATCACTATCGTGCCAATACAACCTGCTACTGGGATAATCCGCTAGAACCGAATCTCGACAATTCTCAAGAACTTCGCGCGTTTGTGCGTTACAAATATTAA
- the hemN gene encoding oxygen-independent coproporphyrinogen III oxidase gives MLDFDKFTKYSKPGPRYTSYPTALEFSESFDYDAYLSKLHSQDPSRELSLYFHLPFCKNACYFCGCNVVFTSKEDKKERYIDYLTRELQILSTHIDVNRPVIQLHFGGGTPTFFDADQLHRIITAIKSHFKNFAEGAEISCEIDPRHIDEAQMKVLSDAGFNRVSFGIQDFDDKVQVAVHRVQPYDITKTAMELARKYNMVSVNVDLIYGLPHQSLETFKKTLDLAISLDPDRFAVFNYAHVPWLKKTMRKIDETTLPHPAEKLSIMRYTIDHMEERGYKMIGMDHFAKPEDELFKAIEKGELHRNFQGYTTKGGADLIGIGLTSIGEGADYYAQNFKDMESYEAAIDAGKLPHERGVALNEDDRIRQYVIMELMSNFKLDISRFERLYGVKFAEYFADAVEALKPFEADGLLTITPSSIECSTTGTLLIRNIAMPFDAYMKRHASSDKAFSKTV, from the coding sequence ATGCTTGATTTTGACAAATTTACCAAATATTCGAAGCCGGGGCCTCGTTATACGAGCTATCCGACTGCATTGGAATTTAGCGAGAGTTTTGATTACGACGCGTATCTCTCAAAACTTCATTCGCAAGATCCGTCTCGAGAATTATCCCTCTATTTTCACTTGCCGTTTTGTAAAAATGCCTGCTATTTTTGCGGATGCAACGTTGTCTTTACCTCCAAAGAGGACAAAAAAGAGCGATATATCGATTATTTGACGCGCGAACTTCAAATTTTGAGTACCCATATCGATGTGAACCGTCCGGTGATCCAGCTCCATTTCGGAGGGGGAACCCCGACGTTTTTCGATGCCGATCAGCTTCACCGTATCATCACGGCGATCAAAAGCCATTTTAAAAATTTTGCCGAAGGGGCGGAGATCAGCTGTGAGATCGATCCGCGCCATATCGATGAAGCTCAGATGAAAGTTCTCAGCGACGCCGGTTTTAACCGTGTCAGTTTCGGTATTCAGGATTTTGACGACAAAGTTCAAGTGGCGGTACACCGTGTTCAGCCTTATGACATCACCAAAACGGCAATGGAGCTGGCACGAAAATACAATATGGTCAGCGTCAACGTCGATTTGATTTACGGGCTGCCGCATCAAAGTCTGGAGACCTTTAAAAAGACCCTTGATTTGGCTATTTCGCTCGATCCGGATCGATTTGCCGTCTTTAACTATGCCCACGTGCCGTGGCTGAAAAAGACGATGCGGAAAATCGATGAGACGACATTGCCTCATCCGGCCGAGAAACTCTCTATCATGCGCTATACGATCGATCATATGGAAGAGCGCGGCTATAAGATGATCGGGATGGACCATTTTGCTAAACCCGAAGACGAACTTTTCAAAGCGATTGAAAAAGGGGAGCTTCACCGTAACTTTCAGGGATATACGACTAAAGGGGGTGCCGATCTGATCGGTATCGGCCTCACATCCATCGGCGAAGGGGCTGATTATTACGCCCAGAATTTCAAAGATATGGAAAGCTACGAGGCCGCGATCGATGCGGGAAAATTGCCGCATGAGCGGGGTGTGGCGCTAAACGAAGATGACCGTATCCGCCAATATGTCATTATGGAACTGATGAGTAATTTCAAGCTCGATATTTCCCGATTTGAACGATTGTACGGCGTGAAATTTGCAGAGTATTTTGCCGATGCGGTTGAGGCACTCAAGCCTTTCGAAGCGGACGGCTTGCTTACGATAACGCCATCATCGATTGAATGTTCGACAACGGGGACGCTGTTGATCCGAAATATCGCCATGCCGTTTGACGCCTATATGAAACGTCACGCCTCTTCCGATAAAGCATTCAGTAAAACGGTGTAA
- a CDS encoding NAD(P)/FAD-dependent oxidoreductase: MARVVVLGGGVAGHTAATFAADWLGKEHEVVVVTPNSKWNWIPSNIWVGVGQMSKEEVTFELAPVYQKAGITYKQAKAVSLNPEGNASSDKPFVTIEYTGQGKAGQSEDVTYDYLINATGPKLNFAATPGLGDANGLGEFTVSVCTADHADHAAHEFTKCIEKMKKGERQKFLIGTGHGMCTCQGAAFEYIFNIEHELRKAGVREMADLQWISNESFLGDFGIGGLHMKRGGYTASSRLFAESLYSERGVKWLIGAHVNKVEKGKVHYELLDGSMGEQEFDFAMLIPPFAGVGLKAYNKAGEDITATVFAPNGFMKVDANYNAGAYENWKASDWPRTYQNPTYKNLFAAGIAFAPPHPISKPMTTPNGTQIFPTPPRTGMPSGIIGKAVAHSVCDLIKKGPDAHLHEASMAEMGAACVASAGKGLFDGTAAALTVYPVVPDFEKYPGLGRDLDYTFGEIGLAGHWIKHILHHMFIYKAKLNPGWTMIPE, from the coding sequence ATGGCAAGAGTAGTCGTCCTCGGTGGCGGTGTCGCTGGACATACTGCAGCAACGTTCGCGGCAGATTGGCTCGGAAAAGAACATGAGGTGGTAGTTGTTACCCCTAACTCAAAATGGAACTGGATCCCCTCAAATATTTGGGTCGGTGTCGGCCAGATGTCTAAAGAAGAGGTTACTTTTGAACTTGCTCCTGTCTATCAAAAAGCAGGAATCACGTACAAACAAGCGAAAGCGGTAAGCCTGAATCCTGAGGGAAATGCAAGCAGCGACAAGCCGTTCGTAACCATCGAATATACAGGACAAGGCAAAGCGGGACAAAGCGAAGACGTAACGTACGATTATCTGATTAACGCTACAGGTCCAAAACTTAATTTTGCCGCTACTCCGGGACTTGGAGATGCAAACGGTTTAGGTGAGTTTACCGTTTCAGTATGTACGGCGGACCACGCTGATCATGCAGCGCACGAATTTACAAAATGTATTGAGAAAATGAAAAAAGGGGAGCGCCAAAAATTCCTCATCGGTACGGGACACGGTATGTGTACGTGTCAAGGTGCGGCATTCGAGTACATCTTCAACATCGAGCATGAACTTCGCAAAGCGGGTGTACGTGAGATGGCAGATCTTCAATGGATCTCTAACGAATCGTTCCTCGGTGACTTCGGTATCGGCGGACTACACATGAAACGCGGCGGATATACGGCATCTTCACGTCTTTTCGCCGAATCACTCTATTCTGAGCGCGGTGTTAAATGGTTGATCGGTGCACACGTTAACAAAGTTGAAAAAGGGAAAGTTCACTATGAATTGCTTGACGGTTCAATGGGTGAGCAAGAGTTTGATTTCGCAATGTTGATTCCGCCGTTTGCAGGTGTCGGTTTAAAAGCCTACAACAAAGCGGGTGAAGATATCACTGCAACGGTATTCGCACCGAACGGCTTCATGAAAGTCGATGCGAACTACAATGCGGGTGCGTATGAAAACTGGAAAGCGTCTGACTGGCCGCGTACCTACCAAAATCCGACCTATAAAAACCTCTTCGCAGCAGGTATCGCGTTCGCTCCTCCGCATCCGATCTCTAAACCGATGACGACTCCAAACGGAACACAAATTTTCCCAACTCCTCCGCGTACAGGTATGCCGAGCGGTATCATCGGGAAAGCGGTTGCTCACAGCGTTTGCGATTTGATCAAAAAAGGGCCTGATGCACACTTGCATGAAGCGTCTATGGCAGAAATGGGTGCGGCGTGTGTTGCATCTGCAGGTAAAGGTCTGTTTGACGGTACGGCTGCGGCATTGACCGTTTATCCGGTTGTTCCTGACTTCGAAAAATATCCGGGTCTCGGACGTGATTTGGATTACACATTCGGTGAAATCGGACTTGCGGGTCACTGGATCAAACACATCCTACACCACATGTTTATCTATAAAGCCAAGCTCAATCCGGGCTGGACAATGATCCCTGAGTAA
- a CDS encoding response regulator transcription factor, which yields MIKVLVVEDDEVTAINLKMSLEKQGYDVISIADNAVTARNKIKIYNPDIVLIDIGLQKTMDGIELAQYIRDKSQLPFIYLTAHSDNDMLSIAKKTEPYGYIVKPFDPINLHTTIQMALYRFKEEKKRNSNIDELKSDREELEKLVYAKKLSDKPIVEFGDGYRHDTGLGETFYQNQKIKLTKKENAFIRLLVAQLGSVVDFEQAINYVWETKGATDNSVRTLVWRLRNKLPTDVIKNASGVGYYLEE from the coding sequence ATGATCAAAGTTCTTGTCGTTGAAGACGATGAAGTAACCGCAATAAATTTAAAAATGTCATTGGAGAAACAGGGATATGACGTTATTTCGATAGCCGATAATGCCGTTACCGCGCGAAATAAAATTAAAATTTACAATCCCGATATTGTTCTCATCGACATCGGCCTTCAAAAAACGATGGACGGTATTGAATTGGCACAATACATTCGTGATAAAAGTCAACTCCCCTTTATCTATCTAACCGCACATTCAGATAACGATATGCTCTCCATCGCTAAGAAAACGGAGCCTTACGGGTATATCGTAAAACCTTTTGATCCGATCAATCTGCACACCACAATCCAAATGGCGCTTTATCGCTTCAAAGAAGAGAAAAAACGAAATTCCAATATCGATGAACTCAAATCGGACCGCGAAGAGCTCGAGAAACTGGTCTATGCTAAAAAACTCTCCGACAAACCGATTGTCGAGTTCGGTGACGGCTACCGGCACGATACGGGATTGGGAGAGACCTTTTACCAAAACCAAAAAATCAAACTTACTAAAAAAGAGAACGCTTTTATCCGCCTTTTGGTAGCTCAACTGGGAAGTGTCGTCGATTTTGAACAGGCAATCAATTACGTCTGGGAAACCAAAGGGGCAACCGACAACAGTGTTCGAACCCTGGTATGGCGTCTTCGAAACAAACTCCCGACCGATGTCATTAAAAATGCTTCGGGCGTCGGGTATTATCTCGAAGAATAG
- a CDS encoding peptide deformylase, whose product MIKELITYPDERIRYISADIRKYDDELFELLENMRDTMEHHELNAISAIQIAIPYSAILLKEGENILELINARLISTEGVEEIDEVSPYFPKGFSAKIKRYGKIKVVYENRNGELRHLDAEGELSQRLQRQIDFLFGGTLLDKLDKKERQKAEEILVSQHEGVYDFGASCPAVFVRDYFKKGAKYLMAAVALSFITPWVLSDELRHMVYTVDKFALMLVPVLMVIYFMYAQHEAKLYKQCTSCQIGNIIGTTAIMAFQLLIVALGVFFWVAPK is encoded by the coding sequence ATGATTAAAGAATTGATCACCTATCCTGACGAGCGAATCCGATACATATCGGCCGATATACGAAAGTATGATGATGAGTTGTTTGAACTGCTGGAAAATATGCGCGATACGATGGAGCATCATGAGCTGAACGCCATCTCGGCAATACAGATTGCGATACCTTACAGCGCTATTCTTCTCAAAGAGGGTGAAAACATCCTTGAATTGATCAATGCACGGTTGATATCGACGGAGGGTGTCGAAGAGATTGATGAAGTAAGCCCTTATTTCCCAAAAGGATTCAGTGCAAAAATCAAACGTTACGGAAAAATTAAAGTCGTGTATGAAAACCGTAACGGCGAGCTGCGCCATTTGGATGCGGAGGGTGAGCTGTCCCAGAGACTCCAGCGTCAGATCGATTTTCTTTTCGGCGGAACGTTGTTGGACAAACTCGATAAAAAAGAGCGCCAAAAAGCGGAAGAAATTTTGGTTTCGCAGCATGAAGGGGTGTACGATTTCGGTGCTTCATGTCCGGCGGTATTTGTCCGCGATTATTTTAAAAAGGGGGCGAAATACCTGATGGCCGCAGTGGCTTTGAGTTTTATTACGCCATGGGTACTTTCGGATGAATTGCGTCACATGGTTTATACCGTCGATAAATTCGCTTTGATGCTCGTTCCCGTATTGATGGTCATCTATTTTATGTACGCCCAGCATGAAGCAAAACTATACAAACAATGTACAAGCTGTCAAATCGGAAATATTATCGGCACGACTGCCATCATGGCATTCCAACTCCTGATTGTTGCTTTAGGTGTGTTTTTCTGGGTTGCTCCAAAATAA
- a CDS encoding DsrE family protein has protein sequence MDKLLIVWSSGEIEVAKKLVLLYGSVILPRGYWDEAHLMVWGPSAKLLAENAELQTMVTKVLETGVKASVCVVCSDDYGVTEQLRAMGIEPTHTGEFLTQALKSNWKVVTF, from the coding sequence ATGGATAAACTCCTCATTGTTTGGAGCAGCGGCGAGATCGAAGTGGCCAAAAAACTGGTATTGCTATATGGGAGTGTGATCCTCCCCCGAGGATATTGGGATGAAGCCCATCTGATGGTATGGGGTCCTTCGGCGAAGCTTTTGGCTGAAAATGCCGAACTTCAGACAATGGTTACTAAAGTTCTCGAAACAGGGGTAAAAGCGTCGGTGTGCGTCGTATGCAGCGACGATTACGGGGTCACCGAACAGCTTAGAGCTATGGGGATCGAGCCGACCCATACGGGAGAATTTTTAACACAGGCACTTAAAAGTAACTGGAAAGTCGTGACGTTCTGA